Proteins encoded in a region of the Onthophagus taurus isolate NC chromosome 10, IU_Otau_3.0, whole genome shotgun sequence genome:
- the LOC111416853 gene encoding transmembrane protein 60, which produces MVMHRAIVTWFILLVFFILLCLQLETRIHWNWFLIFLPLWVYDVILLIDALFNIIIHCKDDMLWSIIKNKNNLLVMVILLKIAAQVMICLKLEYNKTLELELYQVLAPLWVLLPILIVDVTIKLFKVSNGDWTSRLC; this is translated from the coding sequence atggtaatGCACAGAGCAATAGTAACGTGGTTTATCCTCCTAGTTTTCTTTATACTGCTTTGTTTGCAACTTGAAACTCGAATACATTGGAAttggtttttaattttcctacCGTTATGGGTCTATGATGTTATCCTGTTAATTGACGCGTTATTCAATATAATCATACACTGCAAAGATGATATGTTGTGGAGCATCATCAAAAACAAGAACAACTTATTGGTAatggttattttattaaaaattgccgCTCAAGTTATGATTTGTCTCAAATTGGAGTACAATAAAACCTTGGAATTAGAACTTTATCAAGTTTTGGCCCCTTTATGGGTTTTACTACCCATTTTAATAGTTGACGTGACgattaagttatttaaagtGTCGAATGGAGATTGGACTAGTAGattgtgttaa
- the LOC111416851 gene encoding WD repeat domain phosphoinositide-interacting protein 4-like produces MDCGIISLRFNPDQSMFIACMERGIKIFNVEPLVLQCHLETRPYGTASQCYIYSRSNAIMYIPGGSKPKLGKNHAIFYCKDQDKVVGELKFSSDVVAVRMTHNRCLVAQETQLHIFTFPDRMKFLITLPTIQNRKGLLEVSASRMSEYQIAVFPGFKTGSIQILDLNNIESSTSSAPVFIAAHENPIACIAMDLQATKIATASNKGTLIRIWDTRTRNQLLELRRGTDPASIYCINISPNSEFLCCSSDKGTVHIFAIKETHFNKRMGNTLRMIGGQYGESQWAFANFTLRSERPCVCGFGEQKSVFAICMDGGIHKYVFNPDNGSCSREEYEVFYHHDIEK; encoded by the exons ATGGATTGTGGTATAATTTCATTGCGTTTTAACCCGGACCAAAGCATGTTTATTGCATGCATGGAAAgaggaataaaaatattcaatgtGGAGCCCCTCGTTTTACAGTGCCATTTAGAAACGCGACCTTATGGAACAGCATCGCAGTGTTACATTTATTCGCGTTCAAACGCGATTATGTACATTCCTGGAGGAAGTAAGCCGAAATTGGGTAAAAATCAcgcaattttttattgtaaggACCAGGACAAAGTGGTTGGGGAGCTTAAATTCTCATCGGATGTCGTTGCTGTAAGAATGACGCACAATAGATGTTTAGTGGCTCAAGAAACACAATTGcacatttttacttttcctgatcggatgaaatttttaattactttaccAACTATACAAAACAGGAAGGGATTATTGGAGGTTTCAGCAAGTAGAATGTCGGAGTATCAAATTGCTGTATTTCCAGGTTTTAAAACAGGAAGTATACAGATTTTG gatttaaataatattgaatcGAGTACTTCGAGTGCCCCCGTTTTTATCGCAGCCCATGAAAATCCAATTGCATGTATCGCAATGGATTTACAAGCTACAAAAATCGCCACCGCTTCAAATAAAGGAACTTTAATAAGAATTTGGGATACACGGACGAGAAATCAACTGTTAGAGTTAAGAAGAGGAACCGATCCTGCTTCAATTTATtg tataaacATAAGCCCCAATTCCGAATTTTTATGTTGTTCGAGCGATAAAGGCACAGTTCatatttttgcaattaaagaaacgcattttaataaaagaatggGTAACACCTTAAGAATGATTGGGGGGCAATATGGGGAATCGCAATGGGCATTTGCAAATTTTACATTGCGTTCAGAAAGACCCTGTGTTTGTGGGTTTGGTGAACAAAAATCTGTTTTTg CGATTTGCATGGATGGGGGAATTCATAAATACGTTTTTAACCCTGATAATGGAAGTTGTTCAAGAGAGGAATACGAAGTTTTTTATCATCACGACATAGAAAAGTAA